One Urocitellus parryii isolate mUroPar1 chromosome 8, mUroPar1.hap1, whole genome shotgun sequence DNA window includes the following coding sequences:
- the Gpr6 gene encoding G-protein coupled receptor 6, with translation MNASAASLNESQVVAVAAEGAAAAATAAAAPDTGEWGPPAAAAALGGGSGANGSLELSSQLPAGPPGLLLSAVNPWDVLLCVSGTVIAGENALVVALIASTPALRTPMFVLVGSLATADLLAGCGLILHFVFQYVVPSETVSLLTVGFLVASFAASVSSLLAITVDRYLSLYNALTYYSRRTLLGVHLLLAATWTVSLGLGLLPVLGWNCLGERASCSVVRPLTRSHVALLSAAFFTVFGIMLHLYVRICQVVWRHAHQIALQQHCLAPPHLAATRKGVGTLAVVLGTFGASWLPFAIYCVVGSQEDPAIYTYATLLPATYNSMINPIIYAFRNQEIQRALWLLFCGCFQSKVPFRSRSPSEV, from the coding sequence ATGAACGCGAGCGCCGCCTCGCTCAACGAGTCTCAGGTGGTGGCAGTGGCGGCCGAAGGAGCAGCGGCGGCGGCCACAGCAGCAGCGGCTCCGGACACCGGCGAATGGGGGCCTCCTGCTGCGGCGGCGGCGCTGGGAGGCGGAAGCGGAGCTAACGGGTCTCTGGAGCTGTCCTCGCAGCTGCCGGCAGGGCCACCCGGATTGCTGCTTTCAGCAGTGAATCCATGGGACGTGCTGCTTTGCGTGTCGGGGACGGTGATCGCAGGCGAAAATGCGTTGGTAGTGGCGCTCATTGCGTCCACCCCAGCCCTGCGCACGCCCATGTTCGTGCTGGTAGGTAGTTTGGCCACCGCCGACCTGCTGGCAGGCTGTGGTCTCATCCTGCACTTCGTGTTCCAGTACGTGGTGCCCTCGGAGACTGTGAGCCTGCTCACCGTGGGCTTCCTTGTGGCCTCCTTCGCCGCCTCGGTCAGCAGTCTGCTAGCTATCACAGTGGACCGTTACCTGTCCCTCTACAACGCACTCACCTATTACTCGCGCCGGACACTGTTGGGCGTGCACCTCTTGCTTGCTGCTACCTGGACAGTGTCCCTAGGCCTCGGCTTACTGCCGGTGCTCGGCTGGAACTGCTTGGGCGAGCGGGCCTCCTGCAGCGTGGTGCGCCCGCTGACACGCAGCCACGTGGCACTGCTCTCAGCTGCCTTTTTTACGGTCTTTGGCATCATGCTGCACCTGTACGTGCGTATCTGCCAAGTGGTCTGGCGCCACGCTCACCAGATAGCGCTGCAGCAGCACTGCCTGGCGCCTCCCCACCTCGCCGCCACCAGAAAGGGCGTGGGGACGCTGGCCGTAGTGCTTGGCACTTTCGGCGCCAGCTGGCTGCCCTTCGCCATCTATTGTGTGGTGGGTAGCCAAGAGGACCCAGCCATCTACACCTACGCCACCCTGCTGCCGGCCACCTACAACTCCATGATCAATCCCATCATCTATGCCTTCCGCAACCAGGAGATCCAGCGCGCCTTGTGGCTCCTGTTCTGTGGCTGTTTCCAATCCAAAGTGCCCTTCCGCTCCAGGTCCCCCAGTGAGGTCTGA